The nucleotide window GATGTCTGTAAAAGTCCTGGAACTTACTCTATTCTCCTTTAAAGGGTCCTAGTCACGTATTTtgacaatgaaaagaaaaaaaacatatattaatcttcaaataaaataataaagcattcatcctgatagtgtttaatTAGTTAGTACACTTGACACAATCAGCAGACATTACCATTGTTGGGCCATCTGCTGGCAGTACAATGGCACTGATGATGGATAGTCATCATCAGAAAGCTAGCTGGTGACTATTGACGCAGCTAATATAAGCGCCAGTACACCGTCCTGCAATAcctcgcagtaaagtgacagctcatCGCGGTCAAAGACCAAACCAATCTGCGGGGTTAGCGATACTTAACCTCTTCCTTTTTGCACTGAATCACTcagctccattgcttctccttctTTACTCATTGCTAACATGCGGAGTATCGTACTTATGGTCACATAGTCTTGTTATGGTACATATTCACAAAATcactttgtttactaacaaacagagcaaagtttaaaacccaaacataaatataataagccaacagggtgCGATGATTCAATTCGAAAACCTTAATATGCAACCAGAATGAACCACTAGTATAGACGTTTGGGGAGTCATATTACGTGACTATGCCCTTTAATAGTGATGTTCAGGAAAGTCTGTTATTTGTGCCAGATGCCTTGTGGGATTAGGTCTCCACAGAGCATGTTTTCCCCCACAGCTTTTAAAAGGGTATAACATAAGAACTATTTTTAGAGCAATACTGATTATTTCCCTGTcataaaatattcatattttaaatataaatgtataatatagatttataaatataaatatatatttaatcttACTGAAATAGTTCATTTAATAAGTACAAGAACAACAAATCATGAGCATTACCCTTGATGTCCACAAGGtggaaacaaaatatttacCTTAGCAGAGAAATAATGGTTTAATGCTAAGACCTTTTAAAAGTgatataaaacctttattttttagatATGTACATACATTACAAATACAAAGTTTAGTGTGTGTTTCACAATATAACATTTAAAGtcatatataaaataaagtcaaactgtTTTGTTATATTGTGTCCTTATATGTCTATGATTCACTTTGCAGTGTCTTCATTTTAGTGAGATTGTAGATTTAATTTTCAGGCCAGGGCAGCAGTTTTGGATTTAACACGCTTGGCTGTTGAGCTTCTCCAAAAGTTTGTGGTGCACGGCTTTGTACGGAGAAGTGAATGCACTAGGTACCAAAGTGCCACGTCCATCTTCATCCACCTGACCCATGAGGATGTACTTGACACCTAACAGAACAGGTGAGATAAACGATTCTggcataaatatttatttgttattgcaTACAGAGATCCTGAAGACTTTTCGTTTTGATGAATTCAACCAACTCTTACCTCGCCGAATCATGGGACACCTTCTGTCCTGTGACACCAGCTTCACTGCCATGGTCTCTCCAACCTGTGTAATGGTCAGGCGTCCTGATTTGTAGGCCTTGATGAGGGAGATGTTAATGGAAAGACTGCCTCGGGGGCCTGGGGCCATGGAGGTTACCTTTCCAGTTATCACTGAAAAATGAAGGAGTGTCCCATTAAAACACATCATCCTCGTTAGAACATACACTGCCCTCCACACGTATTGGCACCCTTGGCaagatagtaaaaaaaaaaaaaatacttcgaAGGAACATTACCTCACGctgaaaatttttaaaaagtcaaccTTTAGTTTGAGCACACTTATTCAGTCGTGGGGGGGGGGAACCTTTCAAGTTTCACGATGTTTGTCGCCCCGATGCAAAAGATTTTTACGAATACTGTTTTGCCAATAGGACCACACCTTCACATGATTGGTGGACTCAGAAAGGGGGATATATGCCCGTTCCTCTTGCTACAATTTCTCTATAATACAGAATCCTGGGTCTCTTCCAAGGGACTTCTCCAATTAGCTCACTGCACCTGCGTTCTGTAAGAATTACATCCGTGGACTGATACATTCattgaaaaaagtgtttttttatttgattaaccatttttatgtttatttgaccAAATTTAGTAGAGGCACATCACAAGCCCTCCATCATACTTAACAGTAACTATGAAAAACTTTCCCACAAAGTTCCTCTTCGGTTGTATTTGTTCCTGACAGCTCTTGCGTGACGTTGCCCCGGGCAACCCTCCCCTTCTGCCTCTGAGAATCGCACTTGAGatttattgaatttaactttttttgtttttaggagAACAATATTTCTTTGTCGGTTTACAAGTCATAACATTCTGAAGTACCTGTGATCAGTGAGGAGTAATTCACATAAGTCTGACCTGTTTATAAATTGTAGTTTTCATGCTTTACTAAATGTAGGTTTGCCTTTATATCAAcaagcagaaaatgttttttttttattctttttatcaaCACGATTAGGATTTATTGAATCTCTGTGTATTCAAGAATCTCCTTTTAGTGACACTGTTCTAACTGCTAATAAACTAATCTAGTCCAGTGTTTGACATTTACGGTGAAACTATAACTTTGACCTTATTAGGAAACTTAAATAAGATATGGACATCAGCATCATCAAGCATCAGTAGTGTACGCCCATGTTTACTTATAATATTAACACTGTGGAAAACACTAGTTGGTGCCTACCCTACTTTTCACTTACTGGGCATGGTAAAAAGCAATACCAAACTACTTCGGATGAAACTGACCTTTTTACACAATTATGTCAAACCCCGAACACAGAGGGGTCTTGGGGAAGAGCCATACTTCCTATACCAGAAACCGCTACTGCTTGCTGAAGAGCTCAGGCTTGTTCTCATCGGAACAAATCACACAGTTGCCGTTGAAGTCTCTGTAGCATTTAGCTGAGTCtaaacatttatgtttgtgatggtaggagaGGAAAGGCTTCCTCTAAACAACCAGGTGGCCTTTAGGAAGAGCCCAATTGTTCGTTAGGGAGACCTGGTGACTCTAAGATGCCAATTGGCGCAGTTTTGCGCTGGTGAGCGTCTaaggctttatatgttagaaatACACCCGAAAGAATCAGAAAGTAATGGACAACCAATTAAAATTTCCCAGAAAGGCtcatatatctaaaaaaaaaaagtaaggaatAAATAATgatgaatgcatttgttttcaagGAATGTATACGTGTTTGTTgttcaaaactttttaaaacgtCTTTACAAATAGTGCTAATAACCTAAAAGGGTACTGTCTGTGATCATGTGACACCAGCAGAAAACGTACCAAATTCACTCGAGCAGAAACTGGCCCTGACGTTTCTGTTGCCTTTATTGCCTCTGGCACATGCTGGATTTGGAGGAGCTAGAAATTCAAAGAAAACGTGAAGAGTGAATTAGATCTAGTATTGGGAACTTGAGAACCGTGTGCACACATTTTCACTCACCGGGCCTCTTGCGATTTGGGCCTGTGACGCCTCCTGTTGTTGGTCTGGCTGGAGGAGGTGGCACATAtttgggggtggtggtggttgggACGGTCGGTCGCGCAGTGACAACGGGCCGTTTAGGTTCAGCAGGTTTAACTGCGCGTTCTGAGGAGGCATTGGGTCCTGAGGCGTCAGTTGAGGGTTGAGAACCGCGGGGGATACTGATATAGTGACCAAAAAACCCGTCGGATGTCACACTGAGGTCAGACACGAACTGGACCAGCAGCTCGTTGCCACTGGTGATAATAGGCCTGGACAGGGGATGGAGCAAAGATTAGGAATACAGTTTTGTAACGTTAAAGTCCAGACATTAAAGTATGGTGTCTTACTGAGGGTTCTGATCACCACAGTATTTTCCAATCAGGCGCGAGTTATCTCTCTCTCCACCGTTAAAGAAGGCGACATAGTCAAACCGGCAGTAGGTGTCAGGCTCCAGAACAAATTTGTCAAACTTCACCTGGATCACCTGGCaaccagaaacaaacagaaacatcagAGCAATGTGGCTCAACCGCTTGTTAATTGAAAGATGTTGGTTTCCCTAACACCATAAGATGTGAGTGTGTTTGTGAGTATGAATGTGGTTCTAGCATAAAGTACTCTGCTCTTTCGGTACGGCAAGAAAAGCGCAATATATATTCAGAACTGACCTAGATCCATAGGGGGGCACCATTAGAGCTTGGATTATCACAGATATACGCTGCTGTCAGTCTTCTACATAACACGGGTCTGGGATTGAAGTTAAATCTGTCTTCCAGCTGCAATTCTGAATATTTCTGAGATTTGCTAATTGTTGTATGCAGTGACCATTAGGAAAGACCAAATGAAGGCAAGGAAAGTTTTttgtattgcacatttcagtgacaagacaattcaaagtgttgtacatgaatataaattaaatgaatgGGACTAGCAACACCAGTTGAGAAAGTAATTTTCACCACATGTCTGCATTTAAaccataaaacaacattttctcaAGCCAATGTTTTACCATGTAAAAATTGTGTTTCCCCAATTTTATGATGTGGAAACCatcagaaaagaaacaaagatgCTATTTATGCACCTGGTATGGCCATATTGGACTTTAAAGTAGCAGTTGGGAGGAAATCAGCAAATTTCCCAAGTTGATCACTTCTTCTTAACTGTTACCATCACGTGTAGCCTATACTTATATACTCCCACGTTCAATTCTGCTCAGGTTCACATACAACTCTGAGATTTTAAGAGATTAGTCATGTGAAGACAGAAGCAATAACTGCCCACTGTGAATGAATGAGCCACTCACCCTGTCAGGTTCCACAGTGATGAGCCAGGAGCAGCTGGTTCCTGGTGGGTACTTCCTGTCAGGCCAGTTGGGCGTCTTGATCTCTCCCTGGGATTTTGTCATCTTCCCCCCGCAAAACTGCTCATCTGAAACAATTCACAAGACGCTGAGGGTGACATGTGCTCAGTGATAATGTAACTGTTAGATTAGATGTTGATTGTGTATCATGTGatatataaaattataattattaaaacaattctTAGATGGCCTGTTGGTCGCTGGCCCTTTTTTCAGATCAGACTGGTATTGTTTAAATGCAACTGTTCTGGAGGAATTTGAGCActctcttccataaagcctTACTTCAGGTGTGTAAAATTTGCGCTCAATTGTTTTTGCATCAAGATCACCCTTCCACCATCATGGCCGACCATttgtaaaaaggtgtttgtcCTGGCAAGTTTCACAAGTCTTTCATTATCCTCAGAAGCTACACTGCCTTTGggcgtacactgcaaaaacagatctaaaaataagcaaaatgttcttaaatatagtgtttttgtccttgatttgacaAAAATTAAGGACAAACTTGTATTAATAAATTACACTTAATAACCACCAATTcccctgtttgtttgttgttttatttcatctgtttgtattttatctcCATACGAGCTctccaaatgtttttctcattcAGGGTGTAACTATTTCATATTgataataatttgaaaaaatactttgtttttaatgattgtgtttttatcctgACTTTCCTTTTCTCTAATAACtccattgataaaaaaaagatttgtttgtgtaaaaaaaaaataaaaaaatcctcaacCCTCCCAACATTTAACCACATACCATTTGCATAAGGTTTTGTTCCACTGAAATAGGCCAAAAACCCTCTGGTCTGGGTCTCTCCGTCAGCCACCATCTCCAGCATCATGGTGTTTGTGGTTGATATCTGAGCTCCAGGCCGGAAAGTTC belongs to Fundulus heteroclitus isolate FHET01 chromosome 11, MU-UCD_Fhet_4.1, whole genome shotgun sequence and includes:
- the pcolcea gene encoding procollagen C-endopeptidase enhancer a yields the protein MMRVDCIWGHLLLLSLSLGWIKAQETNYSRPVFHCGGDLIADSGFVGSEGFPSNYKPNTKCTWRITVPEGKVVTLSFRIFDLEADSQCRYDYLDIYNGHSNLVQKLGRFCGTFRPGAQISTTNTMMLEMVADGETQTRGFLAYFSGTKPYANDEQFCGGKMTKSQGEIKTPNWPDRKYPPGTSCSWLITVEPDRVIQVKFDKFVLEPDTYCRFDYVAFFNGGERDNSRLIGKYCGDQNPQPIITSGNELLVQFVSDLSVTSDGFFGHYISIPRGSQPSTDASGPNASSERAVKPAEPKRPVVTARPTVPTTTTPKYVPPPPARPTTGGVTGPNRKRPAPPNPACARGNKGNRNVRASFCSSEFVITGKVTSMAPGPRGSLSINISLIKAYKSGRLTITQVGETMAVKLVSQDRRCPMIRRGVKYILMGQVDEDGRGTLVPSAFTSPYKAVHHKLLEKLNSQAC